Within Candidatus Thorarchaeota archaeon, the genomic segment CGTCATTTTTCCTTCCCGATTGTACATTTGGACCTCTTTCCATCCCTTCTGAATCCGTCGGCCTAAAGTCCCTTCACCCTGATAGCTGACAAAGATGAGTGCGTTTTTCTCATTCGTTGCTAATAGTTTGAAGTACTCGACACTTGGTCCTCCTGCAAGCATGCCTGAGGTGGCCATGATTATACAGGGTTCACCATTGACTATCTCTTCGCGTTGTTCGGGGTTGTCAACCTGCACGAATATCTCATTCAAGAATGGGTTGATTCCTTGATGGAAGATCATCTCTCTGATTTTCTTGCTTAATGCTTCGGGGTGGGTGGTATGGATGGCCGTGGCCTGTGCGATCATTCCCTCAATGAATACAGGGACTTTTGGAATGCGTTTCTTGGAAACGAGATCTTCTATGACCAGCATGATCTCTTGAGCACGTCCGACAGCCAGTACAGGAATGAGGACTTTTCCTCCACGCTCGATGACTTTCTTGATTATTGTTGCAAACTTTTTCTCGACCTCTTGTCTTGGTGGCATCTTGTCAGTAGGATGCCCATAGGTGCTCTCGATAATGAGAGTTTCCAGCCGGGGGAATGTGAAGGTGGCTGGCTCAAGGAGTCGAGTTCTGCCAAATTTGAAGTCGCCTGTATATGCGAGATTATACTGTCCATCACCAATATGCAGATGAATTATTGCAGACCCAAGAATATGACCTGCATTATGTAGGGTCAATCGTACATCAGGTGCAATATCTGTGACCTCACCGTATCCAAGGGGAATGGTGTGTAAGATTGCCTCTTTGACATCTCGATCTCTGTACGGTCGAAGCTTGCCCTCTCGCTCAGCAACATCTAGGTAGTCCAATTGAAGAAGTGTTGAGAGGTGGAGTGTTGGATGTGTCATGTATACTGGGCCACGGTATCCATACTTGAAGAGGAATGGGACCATCCCTGAATGATCAAGATGTGCGTGACTTACAATGACCGCATCGAGTTCATCAATATTGAACTCAGGCATATCCAATCGTGGAAATGCTCTGCTTGGGGCTCCTACATTGACTCCACAGTCGATGAGAATATTGCTGTCGGAGGTCTGAAGGAACATCGCCTCGCGGCCGACCTCTCGAAAGCCTCCTAATGCCGTCAGGCGAATCCATCCATTATTGAGGATGGGCTGTCTGTGAATGCGTTTTCCAATCTCTCTGAACACTTTGTTTCGGGTTTCAGCCTCGCTCTGAATGATGTATCTGATCTGTTTGATAAGCTTGCTCTCAATAGGTGGGGTCCGTTGTACATTAGGTCTCCAGAACGTCTGTCGGGTGATCTCTCTTAGAGTGGCGCCACTCCTTCCAATGACTAACCCCGGTTTTTGTGCTTCTATAATTACCTCGCCACGTGACGTATCAAAATCAATTGATGTGATTTCCGCATCGGGTGGGACCAGTTCGCGAACGGTCTTTTCAGTTTCCTCAAATGGAAGTCTTACCTCTGGAGCAGATCTGACAACAAGCCGCTTTCTCATCTTTCTTGCTAGGGCCTTAATTGCATCACCATCATCGAGAAGAATCTTGGGGGCCTTGGAATAAATTGCGATTTCCGGTCCCTCGTACTCCACGGAGCTAATTGCAGCCGACCTTGGAAGTGCTTTCATCACCACTTCTCTAATATCCTCATATTCATTTTCAGAATTCGAATTCATCTGGAGTCACTTCTCTCATTCGAAGGGAGCAAGCCCCTCTTATTCTATCAATGGTTTCATATCCCGTGGTCTCGGAATCTCTCGCCATTGCTGGGGGACGAAGGTATCTGGATCTCTATTGACTCTTCCAGATCTTCATTATTGTGTCCTTGTCGATTGCTTGATAGCCGTCCTTGTCAATCACACTGACAAGGATTGAGTTACCAGTAGCAGCATCACGTTCAATGGCCGAAGCTATTGCTCTCACTGCAAGCTCGATTGCTTTGTTTTTAGTCAAGTTATCTTTGTAT encodes:
- a CDS encoding beta-CASP ribonuclease aCPSF1 translates to MNSNSENEYEDIREVVMKALPRSAAISSVEYEGPEIAIYSKAPKILLDDGDAIKALARKMRKRLVVRSAPEVRLPFEETEKTVRELVPPDAEITSIDFDTSRGEVIIEAQKPGLVIGRSGATLREITRQTFWRPNVQRTPPIESKLIKQIRYIIQSEAETRNKVFREIGKRIHRQPILNNGWIRLTALGGFREVGREAMFLQTSDSNILIDCGVNVGAPSRAFPRLDMPEFNIDELDAVIVSHAHLDHSGMVPFLFKYGYRGPVYMTHPTLHLSTLLQLDYLDVAEREGKLRPYRDRDVKEAILHTIPLGYGEVTDIAPDVRLTLHNAGHILGSAIIHLHIGDGQYNLAYTGDFKFGRTRLLEPATFTFPRLETLIIESTYGHPTDKMPPRQEVEKKFATIIKKVIERGGKVLIPVLAVGRAQEIMLVIEDLVSKKRIPKVPVFIEGMIAQATAIHTTHPEALSKKIREMIFHQGINPFLNEIFVQVDNPEQREEIVNGEPCIIMATSGMLAGGPSVEYFKLLATNEKNALIFVSYQGEGTLGRRIQKGWKEVQMYNREGKMTVIPVHMQIETVEGFSGHSDRKQILNYVKRVSPVPERILTCHGEASKCLNLASTIHKALNVDTKALMVTETIKLR